The following proteins are encoded in a genomic region of Bacteroidales bacterium:
- the panC gene encoding pantoate--beta-alanine ligase — MRVFRTVSSYRLFLEEFQNNHFPSKIGFVPTMGYLHEGHLSLIRQSKKEADLTVCSIFVNPLQFNNKEDLEKYPRDEKRDLELLEKEKCDVVFIPPYEEMYPVSPTREYRFPGLDDLLEGEFRPGHFNGVATVVARLFDIISPNIAYFGKKDYQQYLIVRELAKNEYPHVLIKPMPIIREHDGLAMSSRNVRLSPEARKEAVLLYQTLLLAKAMIKKKNIEQVIEICVDKITSNSHFKLEYFTIVNAENLKPVKDQKKEPLIALVAAWIDNVRLIDNMEI, encoded by the coding sequence ATGAGAGTTTTTAGAACGGTTTCATCATACCGGCTTTTTCTTGAAGAATTCCAAAATAACCATTTTCCTAGTAAAATAGGTTTTGTCCCCACCATGGGTTATCTCCATGAAGGTCATCTCTCTCTTATTCGCCAGTCGAAAAAAGAAGCTGATCTGACTGTCTGTAGCATTTTCGTCAATCCACTCCAATTTAATAACAAGGAAGATCTAGAAAAATATCCACGGGATGAAAAAAGAGATTTAGAACTTTTGGAAAAAGAAAAATGTGACGTTGTATTTATTCCACCTTATGAAGAAATGTATCCCGTTAGTCCTACGAGGGAATATCGTTTTCCTGGATTGGATGATCTGTTGGAAGGTGAATTCAGACCGGGACATTTTAATGGGGTTGCTACCGTAGTTGCTCGCTTGTTCGACATAATCAGCCCTAACATTGCATATTTTGGTAAGAAAGATTATCAACAGTATCTCATCGTGCGCGAATTGGCCAAAAATGAATATCCTCACGTTTTAATTAAACCTATGCCCATCATTCGTGAACACGATGGACTCGCTATGAGCAGCAGAAATGTAAGATTATCACCAGAAGCAAGAAAAGAAGCCGTATTACTTTATCAAACACTTTTACTTGCAAAAGCAATGATTAAGAAAAAAAATATTGAACAAGTTATTGAAATTTGTGTAGATAAAATAACCTCAAATTCTCATTTTAAATTGGAATACTTTACCATAGTTAATGCTGAAAACTTAAAACCGGTTAAGGATCAGAAAAAAGAGCCTCTCATAGCTTTGGTGGCTGCCTGGATAGATAATGTTCGCTTAATCGATAACATGGAAATTTAA